A genomic window from Nicotiana sylvestris chromosome 11, ASM39365v2, whole genome shotgun sequence includes:
- the LOC104247979 gene encoding uncharacterized protein has protein sequence MLLRSSSSQLLKHSWSSPHSSPEPDFILHVPKQVSRSSSSLSISSQDSVVRKLSRAFSESDLKELKNLSYSSTNCCMAMHDVFPITVDEETDEEEKEEIEVTDEMILFSSYGLRTAGLRTAEGCEIEEEKHMRAAELVVDGSGGGGAGGGKICGGGGGNYDGGNGDDGSEYWDSSNHGSDSTDLYYTKMIQANPGNSLLLGNYARFLKEVRGNLGKAEEYCGRAILANPSDGNILSLYADLIWRSHKDAPRALNYFEKAVKASPDDCYVLASYAHFLWDAEDEEEEEEERQNMSGINLSQFTT, from the exons atgcTACTTCGAAGCTCTTCAAGTCAATTACTGAAGCATTCATGGTCATCTCCACACTCATCCCCAGAACCAGATTTCATACTTCACGTACCAAAACAGGTTTCAAGATCATCATCATCTCTCTCGATTTCATCACAAGATTCAGTAGTACGTAAATTGTCCCGAGCTTTCTCTGAATCTGATCTTAAAGAGCTCAAAAATCTGTCATATTCTTCTACCAACTGTTGCATGGCCATGCATGACGTATTTCCTATCACAGTTGATGAAGAAACAGATGAAGAGGAGAAAGAGGAG ATAGAGGTGACCGATGAAATGATATTGTTTTCGAGTTATGGGTTGAGAACGGCGGGTTTGAGAACAGCAGAAGGGtgtgaaattgaggaagagaaACACATGAGGGCGGCGGAGCTGGTGGTTGACGGAAGCGGAGGCGGAGGAGCTGGTGGTGGAAAGATATGTGGTGGCGGAGGTGGTAATTATGATGGTGGAAATGGTGATGATGGTTCTGAGTACTGGGATTCATCAAATCATGGGAGTGATAGTACTGATTTGTATTACACAAAAATGATTCAAGCTAATCCTGGGAATTCACTGCTTCTTGGAAATTATGCAAGATTCTTGAAAGAG GTACGTGGAAATTTGGGAAAAGCAGAAGAATATTGTGGGAGAGCAATATTGGCAAATCCAAGTGATGGAAATATACTTTCACTCTATGCTGATTTAATTTGGAGATCCCATAAAGATGCGCCTCGTGCTCTCAACTACTTTGAGAAAGCTGTTAAAGCTTCCCCTGACGATTG TTATGTATTGGCTTCCTATGCGCACTTTCTTTGGGATGCAGaggatgaagaggaagaagaagaagagagacaAAACATGAGCGGCATTAACTTATCACAATTTACAACCTAG